The following proteins are encoded in a genomic region of Lactiplantibacillus plantarum:
- a CDS encoding DMT family transporter has product MQKKTVGLLLASAGPFLWGSSGTVAQHLFDTTTISPLWLVAVRMLVSGGLLILYGFSRRLPVMAVFHDWRATVRLIVFSLFGMAGVQLTYFMAISTGNAAMAAILQFLSPVMIIIFITATTWQLPGKVDVISVVSAIAGTVLIVTEGHTDSLALPVIAIIWGLLAAVGATIYTLMPTKLLKVYGATPIVGWSMLIGGGLVLVGTGAWHHSPQLTWVAWGQVGFVVIFGTMLAYLFFLQSLEYILPTTASVLGAIEPLAATILSVLFLHVHFNWVGLIGAIMIVGVTILQFAATRANQFVSK; this is encoded by the coding sequence ATGCAAAAGAAAACGGTGGGACTGTTATTAGCCAGTGCCGGGCCTTTTTTGTGGGGAAGCTCGGGAACGGTGGCACAACATCTATTTGACACCACAACGATTTCGCCGTTGTGGTTAGTGGCGGTGCGGATGCTAGTATCTGGAGGTCTGTTAATTTTATATGGATTTAGTCGCCGGTTACCGGTCATGGCCGTGTTTCATGACTGGCGGGCAACGGTGCGTCTGATTGTGTTCAGCCTGTTCGGGATGGCTGGCGTTCAATTGACTTATTTTATGGCAATCAGTACTGGTAATGCGGCGATGGCCGCAATTTTGCAATTCTTGTCACCGGTGATGATTATTATCTTTATCACCGCCACGACTTGGCAGCTTCCAGGGAAAGTGGATGTCATTTCTGTGGTCTCCGCAATCGCTGGGACGGTTCTAATCGTCACGGAGGGGCACACTGACTCGCTGGCTTTGCCAGTAATTGCAATTATCTGGGGATTGTTGGCCGCGGTTGGTGCAACCATCTACACATTAATGCCAACAAAATTATTAAAAGTGTATGGCGCCACACCCATTGTTGGTTGGTCAATGCTGATTGGTGGTGGCTTGGTGCTAGTCGGAACAGGTGCTTGGCACCATTCGCCACAGCTAACCTGGGTGGCGTGGGGGCAAGTCGGCTTCGTCGTGATTTTTGGCACGATGCTGGCCTACTTGTTCTTTTTACAGAGCTTGGAATACATTCTACCAACGACTGCTAGTGTTCTGGGAGCTATTGAACCCCTAGCAGCAACCATTTTAAGCGTCTTATTTTTGCACGTTCACTTTAACTGGGTCGGACTGATTGGGGCGATAATGATTGTCGGGGTAACTATTTTGCAATTTGCAGCGACACGCGCCAATCAGTTTGTCTCTAAGTGA
- a CDS encoding amidohydrolase family protein, producing the protein MSKIDFHTHYLPTSYVEALKRHVPGDPDGWPTPEWTPQLTLNFMRDNDISYSILSLSSPHVNFGDKAETIRLVEAANDDGKSLAQQYPDQLGYLASLPIPYELDAVKTVQQALDQDGALGVTVPTNSRGLYFGSPVLERVYQELDARQAIVALHPNEPAILPKNVDIDLPVPLLGFFMDTTMTFINMLKYHFFEKYPNIKVIIPHAGAFLGIVDDRIAQYAQKVYQVDVYDVMRHVYFDVAGAVLPRQLPTLMSLAQPEHLLYGSDIPYTPLDGSRQLGHALTTTDLLTNEQKQAIFYDNAHRLLTE; encoded by the coding sequence ATGTCAAAAATTGATTTTCATACCCACTATTTACCAACGAGTTACGTTGAGGCACTAAAGCGTCATGTTCCAGGTGATCCTGATGGCTGGCCGACACCTGAGTGGACACCACAGCTTACGCTTAACTTTATGCGTGATAATGATATTAGTTACTCGATTTTATCGCTATCATCCCCACACGTGAACTTCGGTGATAAGGCGGAAACCATACGCTTAGTTGAAGCGGCTAACGACGATGGTAAAAGCTTGGCCCAGCAATATCCAGATCAATTAGGATACTTGGCGAGTCTACCAATCCCTTATGAACTGGATGCTGTCAAAACGGTGCAACAGGCTTTGGACCAGGATGGTGCTTTAGGCGTCACAGTGCCAACCAACTCACGTGGACTTTACTTTGGATCACCAGTCTTGGAACGGGTCTACCAAGAACTAGATGCTCGCCAAGCGATTGTGGCTTTGCATCCAAATGAACCAGCAATCTTGCCTAAAAACGTTGATATTGATTTACCAGTGCCATTGTTGGGATTCTTCATGGATACCACGATGACGTTTATTAATATGTTGAAATATCATTTCTTTGAAAAATATCCTAATATCAAGGTGATTATACCGCATGCTGGTGCTTTTTTGGGAATTGTTGATGATCGAATCGCACAATATGCTCAGAAGGTTTATCAAGTGGATGTTTACGATGTGATGCGCCACGTTTATTTTGATGTAGCTGGAGCCGTGCTACCAAGGCAGTTGCCAACTTTAATGAGCTTGGCTCAGCCTGAGCACCTACTTTACGGGAGTGATATTCCATATACGCCGTTAGATGGCTCGCGGCAATTAGGTCACGCTTTAACAACGACTGATCTATTAACAAATGAGCAGAAACAAGCGATCTTTTACGATAACGCCCATCGCTTACTGACTGAGTAA
- a CDS encoding TetR/AcrR family transcriptional regulator: MMTTNYPLAVQKMFATVPTLLTATPIFKLTVTMVVKAAHVSRGSFYSHFQDIYDFIHAFEHALIEQATVSKQVLNQGIQAALVHPDPRNAYPTYLELTTNINTQLASFQALLGPHGDPQFLDQFQAGLIDNLLATTEQAPLNHQYFQSIPADYAMPIYFSGVLAIIQHWLTKAHPEPPEVVANIIVQSRYTAAYHLFSDRPLGADNN, encoded by the coding sequence ATGATGACAACTAACTATCCGCTTGCCGTACAGAAAATGTTCGCAACTGTCCCAACACTACTGACAGCGACACCCATCTTTAAATTGACTGTCACCATGGTCGTCAAAGCAGCCCACGTTAGTCGTGGGAGTTTTTACAGTCACTTTCAAGATATTTACGACTTCATTCACGCTTTCGAACATGCTTTAATCGAACAAGCAACCGTTTCAAAGCAAGTCCTTAACCAAGGGATTCAAGCTGCCTTGGTTCATCCTGACCCGCGGAATGCTTATCCAACCTATCTGGAATTAACAACGAATATCAACACCCAATTAGCTAGTTTTCAGGCCTTGCTTGGCCCCCATGGTGATCCACAGTTTCTTGATCAGTTTCAGGCCGGTCTCATTGATAATTTACTCGCCACTACTGAGCAGGCGCCCTTAAATCATCAATATTTCCAGTCGATTCCGGCTGACTACGCCATGCCAATCTACTTTAGTGGCGTGCTGGCAATTATTCAGCACTGGCTGACCAAGGCCCATCCGGAGCCACCTGAAGTGGTTGCCAACATTATCGTTCAGAGCCGCTACACCGCAGCTTACCATCTCTTTTCCGATCGTCCGCTTGGGGCCGATAATAACTAG
- a CDS encoding SGNH/GDSL hydrolase family protein: MKHQKLIYWLVGIFAVVFIGGALIIPTPTIKQQVVSIGNAITGNTKTKGATHAVSDSALGEKYQLSTSEIHVLRKLKVTGIGDSIMVRTTSDLKQIFDHFNVNAKVGRQVSEAPAVISQLKADNAIQKNVLINLGTNGPTSAAEIDGIIDQIGSNHQIYWVNTRVPGKDWQDPNNQLIAAAAKKYNNVHLIDWLYVAQDNDNWFVKDNLHPNSLGEREYTATVGQTMAKTATP, from the coding sequence ATGAAACATCAAAAATTAATTTATTGGTTGGTCGGAATCTTTGCTGTCGTCTTCATTGGTGGCGCATTAATCATTCCAACACCAACCATTAAGCAACAGGTTGTCAGTATTGGCAACGCCATTACGGGGAATACTAAAACTAAGGGCGCTACACACGCCGTTTCGGATAGTGCCCTTGGTGAAAAATATCAATTATCCACTAGTGAAATTCACGTCCTGCGCAAACTTAAAGTGACGGGGATCGGTGATTCAATCATGGTCCGCACCACGAGTGACTTAAAACAAATCTTTGACCATTTTAACGTTAACGCCAAGGTTGGTCGCCAAGTGTCGGAAGCACCAGCCGTCATTAGCCAATTAAAAGCTGATAATGCAATTCAGAAAAACGTGCTGATCAACTTGGGGACGAACGGTCCAACGAGTGCCGCCGAAATCGATGGGATCATTGATCAGATTGGCAGCAACCACCAGATTTACTGGGTCAACACCCGCGTTCCAGGCAAAGATTGGCAAGACCCTAACAATCAATTGATTGCCGCGGCCGCTAAAAAATATAACAATGTGCATCTCATTGATTGGCTATACGTTGCGCAAGACAACGACAACTGGTTTGTCAAAGATAATTTACATCCCAACAGTCTTGGTGAACGTGAATATACCGCAACAGTCGGTCAGACAATGGCTAAAACAGCAACACCATAG
- a CDS encoding winged helix-turn-helix transcriptional regulator, with product MRDLNIGTKVGLGVLNDRWAALVLINLKAAPTEIMNLRQRVRGLSTLKLLNVLAKLTELGLVATAGNYQFQLTTAGISFQKQLHQLEVWGDQMIVAMH from the coding sequence ATGCGTGATCTAAATATTGGCACGAAAGTCGGGTTAGGCGTGCTCAATGACCGGTGGGCCGCGTTAGTACTGATCAACCTGAAGGCGGCGCCAACTGAGATTATGAATTTGCGCCAGCGAGTTAGGGGTCTTAGCACGCTTAAACTACTGAATGTTTTAGCTAAATTAACCGAATTAGGATTAGTTGCGACTGCAGGGAACTATCAATTTCAGTTGACGACTGCGGGCATTAGTTTTCAAAAGCAACTGCATCAGTTGGAAGTGTGGGGCGATCAAATGATCGTGGCCATGCACTGA